A window of the Henckelia pumila isolate YLH828 chromosome 3, ASM3356847v2, whole genome shotgun sequence genome harbors these coding sequences:
- the LOC140888825 gene encoding pectinesterase-like, whose translation MPENHRKTLPEIISGTVNVSMEEIRESTSNCSALRRKLAKKLEPIDLRALDDCLELFSLTISQLRKVLADLSTSNSSAATTYYDDLLTLLSGAMTNQATCLDGFSHSKNDTRKLIEGRVKRISKHFSNCLAMVKKLKKKKKKKKHPRSLLQQEFPEYGGISRDDGFPAWLNRKDRRLLQTTTNQTKVDLVVAKDGSGNFSTVNAALSAAPNNSNTRFVIYVKTGAYFEYVDMGSSKKMIMLLGDGIQNTWIKGNRSVGDGWTTFQSSTFAVVGNGFIAKGISFENYAGPSKQQAVAVRSGADFSAFYQCRFIGYQDTLYVHSLRQFYRECDVYGTVDFIFGNAAVVLQNCSLYARKPNPGQQNVFTAQGRDDPNQNTGISIHYGKVAAGSDLLPVLSQFKSYLGRPWKLYSRTVYMLANMEGLIDPAGWLRWDQNSSVSLLYYGEYQNRGPGSNTSARVTWPGYRVITNATEAALFAPGNFIQANQWVPATGIPFTANLTV comes from the exons ATGCCGGAAAACCACCGGAAAACTCTCCCGGAAATAATTTCCGGCACCGTGAACGTCTCCATGGAGGAGATAAGAGAATCCACCTCCAACTGCTCCGCCCTCCGCCGCAAACTGGCGAAGAAGCTCGAGCCCATCGACCTACGAGCTCTCGACGATTGCCTCGAGCTCTTCTCCCTCACCATCTCCCAGCTGAGAAAGGTCCTCGCCGACTTATCCACCAGCAACTCCTCCGCCGCCACAACCTACTACGACGACTTGCTGACGCTTCTCAGCGGCGCCATGACGAATCAGGCCACCTGCCTCGACGGGTTCTCCCACAGCAAGAACGACACCCGCAAACTCATCGAAGGCAGGGTGAAAAGAATCTCGAAGCACTTCAGCAACTGCCTCGCCATGGTCAAGAagctgaagaagaagaagaagaagaagaaacacCCCCGCTCCCTGTTACAGCAGGAGTTCCCCGAGTACGGCGGAATAAGCAGAGACGACGGGTTCCCGGCTTGGCTGAACCGGAAAGACCGGAGGCTGCTGCAGACGACGACGAACCAAACGAAGGTGGATCTGGTGGTGGCGAAAGACGGCAGCGGCAACTTCAGCACCGTGAATGCTGCATTAAGCGCGGCGCCGAACAACAGCAACACGAGGTTCGTGATATACGTAAAAACCGGAGCGTATTTCGAGTACGTGGACATGGGGAGTTCGAAGAAGATGATAATGTTGTTGGGAGATGGAATACAGAATACATGGATTAAGGGCAATCGGAGCGTTGGGGATGGATGGACTACCTTCCAATCTTCTACTTTCG CTGTAGTCGGGAACGGATTCATAGCCAAAGGCATCAGCTTCGAAAACTACGCCGGCCCAAGCAAACAACAAGCCGTGGCCGTCCGCAGCGGCGCCGATTTCTCAGCCTTCTACCAGTGCCGCTTCAtcgggtaccaagacactctcTACGTACACTCCCTCCGTCAATTCTACCGCGAGTGCGACGTCTACGGGACCGTCGACTTCATCTTCGGCAACGCCGCCGTGGTCTTGCAGAACTGCAGTCTTTACGCCCGGAAACCGAACCCGGGTCAGCAGAACGTTTTCACCGCTCAGGGAAGAGACGACCCGAACCAGAACACCGGGATTTCCATCCATTACGGCAAAGTCGCGGCTGGCTCCGATTTGCTCCCTGTTTTGTCACAGTTCAAATCTTACCTCGGCAGGCCCTGGAAATTATATTCCAGGACTGTATACATGCTTGCGAACATGGAAGGCCTTATCGATCCCGCGGGCTGGTTGCGATGGGATCAGAATTCCTCAGTGAGTTTGCTTTATTACGGAGAGTATCAGAATCGCGGGCCGGGGTCGAATACGAGCGCTAGAGTTACATGGCCTGGTTACCGGGTTATTACCAATGCGACGGAGGCGGCTCTTTTTGCTCCCGGAAATTTTATCCAGGCGAATCAATGGGTGCCGGCTACAGGGATTCCGTTCACCGCGAATCTGACCGTTTGA
- the LOC140891004 gene encoding endoglucanase 17 has product MASRFPSFFVTSIFVCVLVCSLQFICDAYYPTGNYPFSVHRHPRYASHNYRDALTKSILFFEGQRSGRLPPNQRITWRKSSGLSDGAAMHVDLVGGYYDAGDNVKFGFPMAFTTTMLSWSVIEFGGLMKGELQNAKAAIRWATDYLLKATAHPGTIYVQVGDAGKDHACWERPEDMDTPRSVFKIDKNTPGTEVAAETAAALAAASLVFRKSDPNYSRILARRAMGVFEFADKYRGAYSNGLRQFVCPFYCDYSGYQDELLWGAAWLHKATRNPNYLSYIQANGQTLGADESDSTFGWDNKHVGARILLSKAFLVQNFQPLHDYKGHADNFICSVFPGTPYSTSQYTPGGLLFKMSDGNMQYVTSTSFLLVTYAKYLTSAQKVVNCGGTIISPNKLRALAKKQVDYLLGDNPLKMSYMVGYGPRYPLRIHHRGSSLPSISAHPTKIQCSSGFSVMSSQSPNPNILVGAVVGGPDQNDRFPDQRSDYEQSEPATYINAPLVGALTYLAHSYGQI; this is encoded by the exons ATGGCTTCTCGTTTTCCCTCTTTTTTCGTCACTTCGATTTTCGTCTGTGTTCTTGTTTGCTCGCTGCAATTTATCTGCGATGCTTATTACCCTACGGGGAACTATCCTTTCAGTGTCCATCGTCACCCTCGCTATGCTTCTCACAATTACAGAGATGCTCTCACGAAATCTATTTTGTTTTTTGAGGGCCAGAGGTCCGGGAGACTCCCCCCTAACCAAAGAATCACCTGGAGAAAAAGCTCTGGCCTTTCGGATGGTGCTGCAATGCAT GTTGATTTGGTGGGAGGGTACTATGATGCAGGGGACAATGTGAAGTTTGGTTTCCCAATGGCCTTCACCACCACTATGCTTTCATGGAGTGTGATCGAGTTCGGTGGGCTTATGAAAGGAGAGCTGCAGAATGCCAAAGCAGCCATCCGCTGGGCCACAGATTATCTCCTCAAAGCCACTGCTCATCCAGGCACCATTTATGTTCAG GTCGGAGATGCAGGGAAAGATCATGCTTGCTGGGAGAGGCCAGAGGATATGGACACTCCGAGAAGTGTTTTCAAGATAGACAAAAACACTCCAGGCACGGAGGTTGCCGCTGAAACAGCGGCAGCTCTTGCAGCTGCTTCCTTAGTTTTCAGAAAAAGTGACCCTAATTACTCCAGGATTCTTGCCAGAAGGGCAATGGGG GTGTTTGAGTTTGCTGATAAGTACAGAGGTGCCTACAGTAATGGCTTGAGACAATTTGTGTGTCCCTTCTACTGCGATTATTCTGGGTAccag GATGAGCTACTATGGGGTGCTGCTTGGTTACATAAAGCTACCAGGAATCCAAATTATCTGAGCTACATTCAAGCCAATGGGCAGACCCTTGGAGCCGATGAATCTGATAGCACATTTGGGTGGGACAACAAGCATGTTGGAGCCAGAATTCTTCTTTCTAAG GCGTTTCTAGTCCAAAACTTTCAGCCTCTCCATGATTACAAAGGCCATGCAGATAACTTCATTTGCTCCGTTTTTCCGGGGACCCCTTACTCCACTTCTCAGTACACCCCAG GTGGTCTTCTGTTCAAGATGAGTGATGGTAACATGCAGTATGTAACATCCACATCTTTCCTACTTGTGACCTATGCTAAATACCTGACATCTGCTCAAAAAGTCGTCAACTGTGGTGGAACCATTATCTCACCAAATAAGCTCAGAGCTTTGGCCAAGAAACAG GTGGACTACTTACTAGGAGACAACCCTTTGAAAATGTCCTACATGGTGGGCTATGGTCCAAGGTACCCTTTAAGGATTCACCACAGGGGATCCTCTCTCCCTTCCATCAGTGCACATCCAACAAAAATCCAATGCTCATCCGGGTTCAGTGTCATGAGTTCCcaatccccaaacccaaacatCTTGGTCGGAGCAGTCGTTGGCGGGCCGGACCAAAACGATCGGTTCCCAGATCAACGGTCTGACTACGAGCAATCCGAACCGGCCACTTACATCAATGCACCCCTTGTTGGAGCCCTGACTTATCTTGCACACTCGTATGGCCAGATCTAA
- the LOC140886340 gene encoding pectinesterase-like has translation MNSKLLPLSALLLLTLFILIPPPDIYLFYSETPTKLHNYKHTQIADSTPCQDTLYPDLCVSTVASFPENRRKTLPEIISATINVTMAEIRESASNCSSLRRKLARKLDPLDLRALDDCLELFSDSITELRKVLSDLSASNSSATEYYDDLLTLLSGGMTNQATCLDGFAFSKNNTRKLIEGRVRRISKHFSNCLAMAKKLKKREAKKKKKTFPRTLLQHEFPEYGGIRQGFPTWLGRKDRTLLQTAAANQTQADLVVAQDGSGNFSTINDALNAAPNRSTTRFVIYIKTGAYFEYIDVGSSKTMIMLLGDGIGKTLIKGNRSVVDGWTTFRSSTVAVVGNGFIAKGITFENYAGPDKHQAVALRSGADFSAFYQCSFVAYQDTLYVHSLRQFYRECDVYGTVDFIFGNAAVVLQNCSLYARKPNPNQQNIFTAQGREDPNQNTGISIHYGKVAASADLLPVLSQFRSYLGRPWKLYSRTVYMFAKMENVVDPAGWLRWDQNSSVSLLYYGEYQNRGPGSNTSARVTWPGYRVITNATEAALFAPENFIQASQWLPATGIPFNPNLTVS, from the exons ATGAACTCCAAACTCCTCCCTCTCTCGGCCCTTCTTCTCCTCACACTATTCATACTCATTCCACCCCCCGACATTTATCTATTTTACTCAGAGACCCCAACAAAACTCCATAATTACAAACACACCCAAATCGCCGATTCCACACCATGCCAGGACACATTGTACCCCGACCTCTGCGTCTCCACCGTCGCGTCCTTCCCGGAAAACCGCCGGAAAACTCTCCCCGAAATAATCTCCGCCACCATAAACGTCACGATGGCGGAGATCAGAGAGTCCGCCTCCAACTGCAGCAGCCTCCGCCGCAAACTCGCCAGAAAGCTGGACCCGCTCGACCTACGAGCTCTGGACGACTGCCTGGAGCTCTTCTCCGACTCAATCACCGAGCTGAGAAAAGTCCTCTCCGATTTGTCCGCCAGCAACTCCTCCGCCACGGAGTACTACGACGACCTTCTGACCCTCCTCAGCGGCGGGATGACGAATCAGGCCACCTGCCTCGACGGGTTCGCCTTCAGCAAGAACAATACACGGAAACTCATCGAAGGCAGGGTGAGAAGAATCTCCAAGCACTTCAGCAACTGCCTCGCCATGGCCAAGAAGCTTAAGAAGCGCGaggcaaagaagaagaagaagacattCCCTCGCACCCTTCTCCAGCACGAGTTCCCGGAGTACGGCGGAATAAGACAAGGATTCCCAACATGGCTCGGCCGGAAAGACCGGACATTGCTGCAGACGGCGGCGGCGAACCAAACTCAGGCGGACTTGGTGGTGGCCCAAGACGGCAGCGGAAACTTCAGCACAATTAATGACGCATTAAACGCGGCACCCAACAGAAGTACAACGAGATTCGTGATATACATAAAGACAGGAGCGTATTTCGAGTACATCGATGTGGGAAGCTCGAAGACGATGATAATGCTTTTGGGAGATGGAATCGGAAAGACTTTGATCAAAGGCAATCGCAGCGTGGTGGATGGATGGACTACCTTCCGCTCTTCTACTGTCG ccgtAGTGGGCAACGGATTCATAGCCAAAGGCATCACATTCGAAAACTACGCCGGTCCAGATAAACACCAAGCCGTGGCCCTCCGCAGCGGCGCCGATTTCTCCGCCTTCTACCAGTGCAGCTTCGTCGCATATCAAGACACCCTCTACGTCCACTCCCTCCGACAATTCTACCGCGAATGCGACGTTTACGGAACAGTCGACTTCATCTTCGGAAACGCGGCGGTCGTCTTGCAGAACTGCAGTCTGTACGCCCGGAAGCCGAACCCGAATCAGCAGAACATTTTCACCGCTCAGGGAAGAGAAGACCCGAATCAGAACACCGGGATTTCGATCCATTACGGCAAAGTCGCGGCTTCCGCGGATTTGCTCCCCGTTTTGTCACAGTTCAGAAGTTACCTGGGCAGGCCCTGGAAATTGTATTCCAGGACTGTCTATATGTTTGCGAAAATGGAAAATGTAGTGGATCCCGCGGGCTGGCTGCGGTGGGATCAGAACTCCTCGGTGAGTTTGCTTTATTACGGAGAATATCAGAATCGCGGGCCGGGGTCGAATACGAGCGCTAGAGTGACGTGGCCGGGTTACCGTGTTATTACCAATGCGACGGAGGCGGCTCTGTTTGCTCCCGAGAATTTTATTCAGGCGAGCCAGTGGTTGCCGGCCACCGGGATTCCGTTCAATCCGAATCTAACGGTGAGTTGA